In a genomic window of Phalacrocorax aristotelis chromosome 8, bGulAri2.1, whole genome shotgun sequence:
- the ZNF319 gene encoding zinc finger protein 319, with protein sequence MSESWQQQQQQPQQPPPPQQHHTGAAALPEHSIPPSTADNPLGCAVYGILLQPDPGLQHHQHAPIQAGEPSHKCGVCGHDLAHLSNPHEHQCLPGHDRSFQCTQCLKIFHQATDLLEHQCIQVEQKPFVCGVCKMGFSLLTSLAQHHNVHNGNTMKCSICEKTYKPPEAEHSQPLDPSEKPYSCSICQKTFKHLSELSRHERIHTGEKPYKCTLCDKSFSQSSHLVHHKRTHSSERPYKCTVCEKTFKHRSHLVRHMYAHSGEHLFKCNVCELHFKESSELLQHPCTPSGERPFRCGECQKAFKRPSDLRQHERTHSEERPFKCDLCQMSFKQQYALMRHRRTHKAEEPFKCNLCEKGFVQPSHLVYHQHVHGIENLFKCNVCQKGFNQSSELLRHKCVQNAERPFKCAVCNKSYKRASALQKHQLAHCAEKPLKCTLCERRFFSSSEFVQHRCDPAREKPLKCPDCEKRFKYASDLQRHRRVHTGEKPYKCPSCEKAFKQREHLNKHHSVHAREQQYKCMWCGERFLDLGLLQEHSVQHTAEGAYQVAACLP encoded by the coding sequence atgtcagaaagctggcagcagcaacagcagcagccacagcagccgCCGCCACCGCAGCAGCACCACACTGGGGCAGCCGCCCTCCCAGAGCACTCCATCCCGCCCAGCACTGCTGACAACCCCTTGGGCTGTGCTGTCTACGGCATTCTGCTCCAGCCAGACCCCGGTCTGCAGCACCACCAGCACGCCCCCATCCAGGCTGGAGAGCCATCCCACAAATGTGGTGTGTGTGGCCATGATCTCGCTCACCTCTCCAACCCCCATGAGCACCAGTGCTTGCCAGGCCATGACCGCTCTTTCCAGTGTACCCAGTGCCTGAAGATCTTCCACCAGGCCACTGACCTCCTTGAACACCAGTGCATCCAGGTGGAGCAGAAGCCCTTTGTGTGTGGCGTCTGCAAGATGGGCTTCTCCCTCCTGACCTCGCTGGCACAGCACCACAATGTCCACAATGGCAACACCATGAAGTGCTCTATCTGTGAGAAGACATACAAGCCTCCTGAGGCAGAGCATTCACAGCCTCTCGACCCCTCTGAGAAGCCCTACAGCTGCTCCATCTGTCAGAAAACCTTCAAGCACCTCTCAGAGCTGTCCCGGCATGAGCGCATCCACACAGGTGAGAAGCCATACAAATGCACGCTGTGTGACAAGAGCTTCAGCCAGTCATCCCACCTGGTGCACCACAAAAGGACGCACAGCTCAGAGCGGCCCTACAAGTGCACGGTGTGCGAGAAGACCTTCAAGCACCGCTCCCACCTGGTACGCCACATGTATGCGCACTCAGGTGAGCACCTCTTCAAGTGCAATGTCTGTGAGCTTCACTTCAAGGAGTCAtcggagctgctgcagcacccctgcACGCCCAGTGGGGAACGGCCCTTCCGCTGTGGTGAGTGCCAGAAGGCCTTCAAGCGCCCCTCAGACCTGCGGCAGCACGAGCGCACGCACAGTGAGGAGCGGCCCTTCAAGTGTGACCTCTGCCAGATGAGCTTCAAGCAGCAGTACGCCCTTATGCGCCATCGCCGCACACACAAGGCCGAGGAGCCCTTCAAGTGCAACCTGTGCGAGAAGGGCTTTGTGCAGCCCTCGCACTTGGTGTACCACCAGCACGTGCATGGCATAGAAAACCTCTTCAAGTGCAACGTGTGCCAGAAAGGCTTCAACCAGTCCTCAGAGCTGCTGCGGCACAAGTGTGTGCAGAATGCAGAGCGGCCCTTCAAGTGCGCGGTGTGCAACAAGTCTTACAAGCGGGCCTCGGCTCTGCAGAAGCACCAGCTGGCCCACTGTGCTGAGAAGCCACTCAAGTGCACGCTCTGTGAGAGAcgtttcttctcctcctctgagTTTGTGCAGCACCGCTGCGACCCAGCCCGCGAGAAGCCCCTCAAGTGCCCTGACTGTGAAAAGCGGTTCAAGTACGCCTCAGACCTTCAGCGCCACCGGCGTGTGCACACGGGCGAGAAGCCCTACAAGTGCCCCTCCTGCGAGAAGGCCTTCAAGCAGCGTGAGCACCTCAACAAGCACCACAGCGTGCACGCCCGGGAGCAGCAGTACAAGTGCATGTGGTGTGGGGAACGGTTCCTGGACTTGGgcctgctgcaggagcacagcgTCCAGCACACGGCTGAGGGTGCCTACCAGGTGGCTGCCTGCTTGCCGTGA